A portion of the Parasedimentitalea marina genome contains these proteins:
- a CDS encoding FGGY-family carbohydrate kinase yields MTVFRHIAVIDIGKTNVKLALVDLVTMKEIAVDTRPNAVLPGPPWPHFDVDTHWVFLLDALKQFHRDHGVDAISVTTHGASVALLDKNGELAAPILDYECTGPAETAAQYDVIRPPFEQTGSPRLGGGLNVGAQLHWQFQADPGLHARTAHILTYPQYWGYRLTGVAASDVTSIGCHTDLWQPHKGEFSDLVEVLDIADKIAPVRKSTDILGTVLPEIANATGLNRGTPVVCGIHDSNASLYPHIVNQKPPFSVVSTGTWVVVMAMGGAELVLDPSRDTLVNVNALGEAVASARFMGGREFETVQKGRRVSVEYVDVEQVLKQEIMLLPAVDPLSGPYQGKEMRWHGDCPSEGSGSRAVALAYYLAMMTDTCLRLTGADGPIIVEGPFAHNAQYLAMLQAATGRPVLQRQSSTGTSIGAALLFGSDIVASKSKVIDAPENFLQMEAYAVQWRLKVERDLA; encoded by the coding sequence ATGACAGTCTTTCGCCACATCGCTGTCATCGATATCGGCAAAACCAACGTCAAATTGGCGCTGGTTGATCTGGTGACGATGAAAGAAATCGCTGTTGATACGCGCCCCAATGCGGTTCTTCCGGGGCCTCCGTGGCCACATTTTGACGTTGATACGCATTGGGTGTTCTTACTTGATGCGCTGAAGCAGTTTCATCGCGATCATGGCGTCGATGCCATCTCGGTTACCACGCACGGGGCCAGCGTCGCGTTACTGGATAAAAACGGCGAGTTGGCGGCTCCAATCCTAGACTATGAATGCACTGGGCCAGCGGAGACAGCTGCGCAGTATGATGTGATCCGGCCCCCGTTCGAACAGACGGGGTCGCCACGGCTAGGAGGAGGTTTGAATGTCGGTGCGCAGTTGCACTGGCAGTTTCAAGCTGATCCAGGATTGCACGCCCGCACAGCACATATTCTGACCTACCCCCAGTATTGGGGCTACCGTTTAACAGGTGTTGCGGCCAGCGATGTGACCTCAATCGGGTGTCATACAGACCTGTGGCAACCACATAAGGGAGAGTTTTCTGATTTGGTTGAGGTTCTCGACATCGCAGACAAGATCGCGCCGGTGCGCAAATCGACAGACATTCTGGGGACTGTGTTGCCCGAAATCGCAAATGCCACTGGGTTGAACAGGGGCACACCTGTGGTCTGCGGCATCCACGATTCCAATGCCTCTCTCTATCCCCACATAGTGAACCAAAAACCGCCGTTTTCTGTCGTGTCGACAGGGACATGGGTGGTGGTGATGGCGATGGGTGGGGCCGAGCTCGTTTTGGATCCGTCTCGAGACACTCTGGTCAATGTAAATGCGCTGGGCGAGGCAGTGGCGTCAGCCCGCTTTATGGGTGGACGAGAGTTTGAGACGGTCCAGAAGGGGCGTCGGGTATCGGTTGAATATGTGGACGTTGAACAGGTTTTGAAGCAAGAGATCATGCTGTTGCCTGCGGTTGATCCCCTTTCTGGCCCATACCAAGGAAAGGAGATGCGATGGCATGGGGATTGTCCCTCGGAGGGGTCTGGTTCTCGTGCAGTGGCGCTTGCCTACTATTTGGCTATGATGACAGATACCTGCCTGCGACTAACAGGAGCGGACGGGCCGATAATTGTTGAAGGCCCCTTTGCCCACAATGCGCAATACCTTGCTATGTTGCAGGCTGCGACTGGGCGCCCGGTTCTTCAGAGACAATCTTCCACTGGAACCAGTATTGGGGCGGCGTTGTTGTTTGGATCCGATATCGTTGCCTCAAAATCGAAGGTTATTGATGCGCCAGAGAATTTTTTGCAAATGGAAGCATACGCGGTGCAATGGCGTTTGAAAGTTGAACGCGACTTGGCATGA
- a CDS encoding DeoR/GlpR family DNA-binding transcription regulator: MHEKDRHRVILSAVQDRSVVTVADLCVLTSASEATVRRDIGTLDGQGKLRRVRGGAEALMTTPFVGLAGRPFSYNETINSVEKQAIAKAAVELCSDGEPIIINGGTTTFQMVHPLASLQMQVFTNSFPIAEHLLKNSRNTVLLSGGVIYREQNIILSPFDNDVTRNFYAKRMFMGAQGIGPLGLMEQDPLLIQAEQKLIGQAEELVVLVDSSKFANRSSLILCPLNRITTIITDDGIDDRTAAMLEAADVNLIIAPTNGAQKEGAVS, encoded by the coding sequence ATGCACGAGAAAGACAGACACAGGGTTATTTTATCGGCAGTGCAAGACCGGTCAGTGGTGACGGTTGCCGATCTGTGTGTGCTGACAAGCGCGTCCGAGGCAACGGTGCGCCGTGATATCGGGACGCTGGATGGGCAGGGCAAGTTGCGCCGTGTGCGTGGCGGGGCTGAGGCGTTAATGACAACGCCGTTTGTCGGTCTAGCCGGTCGGCCGTTTTCCTATAACGAAACAATCAACAGTGTTGAAAAGCAGGCCATAGCCAAGGCCGCTGTTGAGCTGTGCTCGGATGGGGAGCCGATCATCATCAACGGCGGTACGACGACGTTTCAGATGGTGCATCCGTTAGCGTCGCTGCAGATGCAGGTCTTTACCAACTCGTTCCCGATTGCCGAACATCTTCTGAAAAACAGCCGTAACACAGTGTTGCTATCCGGCGGTGTGATCTACCGCGAGCAGAACATCATCCTGTCGCCGTTCGACAATGATGTGACGCGCAACTTTTATGCCAAGCGCATGTTCATGGGCGCGCAGGGGATTGGTCCGCTGGGACTGATGGAGCAGGACCCACTGTTGATACAGGCAGAGCAAAAACTGATTGGCCAGGCCGAGGAACTGGTGGTGCTGGTCGATAGTTCAAAATTCGCCAACCGATCCAGCCTGATCCTATGCCCACTGAACCGGATTACCACGATCATTACGGATGACGGCATCGATGACCGCACGGCGGCGATGCTTGAAGCAGCGGATGTGAACCTGATCATCGCGCCGACCAACGGGGCGCAAAAAGAAGGGGCAGTGTCTTAA
- a CDS encoding transposase: protein MKSREAHGLRALLSTCKALLKKTMDLANEARGLLMIFGIRLPRTVKHGSFDGVARPMIEMDDVLAHALVPLLDARMVLYQYFLELDRRVKRAASQDEVCVRLMTVPGVGPIAALTFKGAIDDPARFKRSRTVAAHFGLTPRRYQSGEHDNPGRISKAGDKDVRATLYAAANALLMRTMASSLIKSWGMRLVRTKGRGRAVVAVARNLAVLLHCMWIDGTEFRQDQVGGRV, encoded by the coding sequence ATGAAGAGCCGCGAGGCGCATGGCCTTCGTGCGTTGCTGAGTACCTGCAAGGCATTGCTCAAGAAGACGATGGATCTGGCCAATGAGGCCCGTGGTCTGCTGATGATATTCGGTATCCGTCTGCCTAGAACCGTGAAGCATGGTAGTTTCGACGGTGTTGCTAGGCCAATGATCGAGATGGATGATGTTCTTGCACATGCTTTGGTGCCCCTGCTCGATGCGCGAATGGTACTGTATCAATATTTTCTGGAGCTTGATCGGCGGGTTAAACGGGCCGCCAGCCAAGACGAGGTCTGCGTGCGATTGATGACGGTTCCCGGAGTTGGGCCAATCGCTGCGCTTACGTTCAAGGGAGCTATTGACGATCCTGCGCGATTCAAACGATCCCGCACAGTTGCTGCGCACTTTGGGCTCACACCGCGACGATACCAGTCAGGGGAGCACGATAATCCAGGTCGCATATCGAAAGCGGGTGATAAAGATGTCCGAGCAACCCTATATGCTGCCGCAAATGCGTTGCTCATGCGAACGATGGCAAGTTCGCTGATCAAATCATGGGGCATGCGGCTGGTGCGTACAAAAGGCCGCGGCAGGGCTGTTGTCGCCGTTGCACGCAACCTCGCAGTTCTACTGCATTGCATGTGGATAGATGGCACGGAATTCCGTCAGGACCAGGTGGGAGGCAGGGTATGA
- the rhaS gene encoding rhamnose ABC transporter substrate-binding protein, with translation MSVFKKAMASAAIAATMFAAPVMAEDNMRIALVVKALGIGFFEAAAKGAEEAATELGGVEIIYTGPTDTTAEGQIEVINALIAQNVDAIAISANDTDALVPALKKAMSRGITVISWDSGVASDGRQMHLNPSSNPLIGNMIIKLAADHLPDGGDVAVLSATATATNQNIWIDEMNKVTGEYSGINVVATVYGDDLADKSYREAQGLMASYPNLKAIIAPTTVGIVAAAQAVTDAGKIGEINVTGLALPSEMAGHIESGASKSFAIWNPIDLGYAATMIAYNLAKGTATAEAGKSIPMGRMGEVALDGNSEGAMADPFVYDASNIDAFKSIF, from the coding sequence ATGAGTGTATTCAAGAAAGCAATGGCATCTGCGGCCATTGCAGCAACCATGTTCGCAGCGCCAGTTATGGCGGAAGACAACATGCGCATTGCGCTGGTGGTCAAGGCTCTGGGCATTGGCTTCTTCGAAGCCGCCGCTAAGGGGGCTGAAGAAGCTGCTACTGAACTGGGCGGTGTCGAAATTATTTATACCGGTCCAACGGATACAACGGCCGAAGGGCAGATCGAGGTGATCAATGCTCTGATTGCGCAGAATGTAGATGCAATTGCAATCTCGGCCAACGACACCGACGCATTGGTGCCAGCGCTGAAGAAGGCGATGAGCCGTGGCATTACTGTGATCAGTTGGGACAGTGGCGTAGCTTCAGATGGCCGTCAGATGCACCTGAACCCATCGTCCAATCCGTTGATCGGTAACATGATCATCAAACTTGCTGCTGATCACTTGCCGGATGGTGGTGATGTTGCAGTTCTGTCCGCCACGGCCACTGCAACAAACCAGAATATCTGGATCGACGAAATGAACAAAGTGACAGGTGAATACTCAGGGATCAACGTCGTCGCGACGGTATATGGTGATGACTTGGCAGATAAATCTTACCGCGAAGCACAAGGCCTCATGGCCAGCTATCCTAACCTGAAAGCAATCATTGCCCCTACAACAGTGGGCATCGTTGCTGCGGCACAAGCCGTGACTGACGCCGGTAAAATCGGTGAGATCAATGTGACTGGTCTGGCCCTGCCGTCAGAAATGGCGGGTCATATCGAGAGCGGTGCGTCTAAATCCTTCGCGATCTGGAACCCGATCGATCTGGGCTATGCGGCAACGATGATCGCCTACAATCTGGCCAAAGGCACTGCAACAGCAGAAGCTGGAAAGTCCATTCCGATGGGCCGCATGGGCGAAGTTGCGTTAGACGGTAACAGTGAAGGTGCTATGGCGGACCCGTTTGTCTATGACGCCAGCAATATCGACGCCTTCAAGTCGATCTTCTAA
- a CDS encoding sugar ABC transporter ATP-binding protein produces the protein MTDHATPVVSMDAITKTFPGVKALDAVQLDLYAGQVTALVGENGAGKSTTVKILTGIYFPDGGTIRIDGEPVTFANANAAADAGITAIHQETVLFDELSVAENIFIGHAPRTRWGLIDKAAMQRAASKLLHDIGATFDPRALLRNLGIANKHLVAVARALSVDARVVIMDEPTAALSHKEIEELYELVETLKKQGKAILFISHKFDEIFRIADRYTVFRDGGLVGTGLISEINEDALIQLMVGRTVDHIFPQRTPNVAEDVLQVVGYAHPTEFADINFTLKRGEILGFYGLVGAGRSEFMQSLFGITKPSKGVCKINGSIRVIRSPADAVANGIVYVPEDRGKQGTIIGLPIFQNITLPSLGRTSKSGFLRLVEEFKLAREYSERLDLRAASLDQDVGNLSGGNQQKVVIAKWLATQPQVIILDEPTKGIDIGSKAAVHEFMAELAAQGLSVIMVSSEIPEVIGMSDRVIVMRDGRIEAELEGDALSPETLVRHAAGISATLMEEA, from the coding sequence ATGACCGACCACGCAACGCCCGTTGTGTCGATGGACGCGATCACCAAGACCTTTCCCGGTGTCAAAGCACTGGATGCTGTTCAGCTGGACCTTTACGCAGGCCAAGTGACTGCGTTGGTTGGAGAGAATGGCGCGGGAAAGTCCACCACAGTCAAAATTCTGACCGGGATTTATTTCCCCGATGGCGGCACTATTCGCATTGATGGAGAGCCCGTCACCTTTGCAAATGCAAATGCGGCGGCAGACGCGGGTATTACAGCAATCCATCAGGAAACAGTATTGTTTGACGAATTGTCGGTGGCCGAGAACATCTTTATTGGCCATGCGCCGCGCACCCGCTGGGGACTGATAGACAAGGCTGCAATGCAGCGTGCCGCGTCTAAGTTGTTGCACGACATCGGCGCGACGTTTGATCCACGCGCCCTGTTGCGGAATCTTGGTATTGCAAACAAGCACCTTGTCGCAGTCGCGCGTGCTTTGTCTGTCGATGCGCGTGTGGTGATCATGGATGAGCCAACTGCAGCCCTGTCTCACAAAGAGATTGAAGAGCTGTATGAGCTGGTAGAGACGCTGAAAAAGCAGGGTAAGGCGATCCTGTTCATCAGTCACAAATTTGATGAGATTTTCCGGATTGCTGACCGCTATACCGTCTTTCGCGATGGCGGATTGGTTGGCACGGGTTTGATTTCTGAGATTAACGAAGATGCACTGATTCAGTTGATGGTTGGCCGCACCGTTGATCACATCTTTCCCCAGCGCACTCCGAATGTTGCCGAAGACGTGTTGCAGGTGGTGGGCTATGCGCATCCGACCGAATTTGCAGACATCAACTTCACTCTGAAACGCGGTGAGATATTGGGGTTTTATGGATTGGTTGGAGCCGGTCGGTCAGAATTCATGCAATCGCTGTTTGGTATCACCAAACCATCCAAGGGGGTCTGTAAGATCAACGGAAGCATTCGCGTGATCCGCTCACCTGCGGATGCAGTGGCCAATGGTATCGTTTATGTGCCCGAGGATCGCGGCAAGCAGGGGACTATTATCGGTCTGCCAATTTTTCAAAACATCACTCTACCGTCACTGGGACGTACTTCGAAATCCGGTTTTTTGAGACTAGTTGAAGAGTTCAAACTGGCGCGCGAGTATTCCGAGCGTCTGGACTTGCGCGCGGCCTCGCTGGATCAGGACGTGGGCAATCTTTCGGGCGGCAACCAGCAAAAGGTGGTCATTGCCAAATGGTTGGCGACGCAGCCCCAGGTGATCATTCTGGACGAGCCGACCAAGGGCATCGACATCGGGTCCAAGGCGGCAGTCCATGAGTTCATGGCTGAATTGGCAGCGCAGGGGTTGTCAGTGATCATGGTCAGCTCAGAAATCCCTGAAGTGATCGGTATGTCGGATCGTGTCATCGTGATGCGTGACGGTCGGATTGAGGCCGAGCTGGAGGGCGATGCATTGAGCCCAGAAACTTTGGTGCGCCATGCTGCTGGCATTTCAGCCACCCTGATGGAAGAGGCTTAG
- a CDS encoding ABC transporter permease — MSDTTMTARYVPNRLNNRAHRVLRSWEALLLVVAVGVFVLNSFASPYFLNVWNLSDATYNFTEKGMIAFAMALLIISGEIDLSVASIIALASTAMGLAAQYGAGTPELVMIGLTVGLLCGAFNAFFVTVLGLPSIVVTIGTMSLFRGISYIVLGDGAYGGYPDSFAWFGQGYIYWVFTAEIAIFAVIAVIYGVVLHKTNFGRAVYAIGNNPTGALFSGIRVQRVKFILFLLTGLMSGVAAICLTSRLGSTRPSIAAGMELSVVTMVVLGGINILGGSGSIPGVVIAAFVMGLVTFGLGLLNVPGIVMSIFIGLLLIGVIALPRLWLMIAAKKRSA; from the coding sequence ATGAGTGATACCACCATGACAGCGCGTTATGTACCTAATCGGCTGAACAACCGTGCTCATCGCGTTCTGCGCAGTTGGGAGGCCTTGCTGCTGGTTGTTGCCGTTGGGGTCTTTGTGCTAAACAGTTTCGCCTCGCCCTATTTCCTGAATGTCTGGAACCTAAGCGATGCGACGTATAACTTTACAGAAAAGGGGATGATTGCCTTTGCCATGGCCCTGTTGATCATCTCGGGAGAGATCGATCTCTCCGTTGCGTCGATAATCGCGCTGGCTAGCACGGCAATGGGGCTGGCAGCGCAATACGGGGCAGGGACACCGGAACTGGTGATGATTGGCCTTACCGTCGGTTTGCTCTGCGGTGCTTTCAACGCATTTTTTGTCACGGTTCTGGGCCTGCCCTCCATCGTGGTCACTATTGGCACCATGAGCCTGTTTCGCGGCATCAGTTACATCGTTCTGGGGGATGGAGCATATGGCGGCTATCCAGACAGCTTTGCCTGGTTTGGGCAGGGTTACATCTACTGGGTGTTCACGGCCGAAATTGCCATATTTGCCGTGATTGCTGTGATCTATGGCGTGGTACTGCACAAAACCAACTTTGGCCGGGCGGTCTATGCCATTGGTAACAACCCCACCGGCGCGCTGTTCAGCGGTATTCGGGTGCAACGGGTTAAATTCATTCTGTTCCTTTTGACCGGATTGATGTCCGGAGTGGCGGCTATTTGCTTAACCTCACGCCTTGGCTCAACCCGTCCCAGTATTGCAGCAGGTATGGAATTGAGTGTGGTGACCATGGTGGTGCTTGGTGGGATAAACATTCTCGGCGGCTCTGGCTCGATCCCTGGTGTTGTGATCGCTGCTTTTGTCATGGGGCTGGTCACCTTTGGTCTGGGCCTGCTCAACGTTCCGGGCATCGTGATGTCGATTTTCATTGGCTTGCTTTTGATTGGGGTGATTGCTTTGCCGCGGCTCTGGTTGATGATTGCAGCCAAGAAGCGCTCAGCATGA
- a CDS encoding L-rhamnose mutarotase, with product MTRRFVFRMRLDPGMGEEYQRRHDEIWPELVRLLGEAGVSDYGIYLDEESGVLIGVLTRTEDHTMDSLPDHPVMRKWWAHMADIMEAYPNNEPVVVPLTRLFHMP from the coding sequence ATGACTAGGCGTTTTGTCTTTCGGATGCGTCTGGATCCCGGCATGGGCGAAGAATACCAACGCCGCCATGACGAAATCTGGCCTGAACTGGTTAGGTTATTGGGTGAGGCGGGTGTCAGTGATTACGGCATCTACCTGGACGAAGAGAGCGGGGTGCTGATCGGTGTACTGACCCGTACCGAGGATCACACAATGGACAGTCTGCCGGATCACCCGGTGATGCGGAAATGGTGGGCGCATATGGCTGACATCATGGAGGCCTATCCAAACAATGAACCTGTCGTGGTGCCACTGACGCGCCTGTTTCACATGCCATGA
- a CDS encoding ABC transporter permease, which translates to MVLRHIPIREAILGAAILVLLGVVSTRYSGFIAPANLANVFNDTAPLIILALGQMVVILTRCIDLSVAANLALTGMVVAMLNVAMPGLPIPVILAIAILLGAVMGAINGLLVWKLAIPPIVVTLGTMTIFRGIIFLISEGKWINAHEMSAAFTGFSRAAFLGLPVLSWIAIVTVIVFGMMMSRTALGRSIFAVGGNPHAAVYTGINVGKTQFLAFVLSGALAGLTGYLWVARYAVAYVDIARGFELEVVAACVIGGISIAGGIGSVGGAVLGALFLGVVKNALPVVNISPFWQLAISGSAILIAVAFNARAGRSQGRVILKSAEGSV; encoded by the coding sequence ATGGTTTTGCGACACATTCCAATCCGTGAGGCGATCCTTGGCGCGGCCATCCTGGTGCTGTTGGGAGTGGTTTCCACCCGGTATTCTGGTTTCATCGCTCCGGCAAACCTTGCCAATGTGTTCAACGACACGGCGCCATTGATTATTCTGGCGTTAGGGCAAATGGTGGTTATCCTGACCCGCTGTATTGATCTGTCAGTGGCGGCAAACCTGGCGTTGACTGGCATGGTGGTGGCCATGTTGAATGTGGCCATGCCAGGCCTGCCAATCCCGGTCATCCTTGCCATTGCCATCCTGCTCGGCGCAGTGATGGGGGCGATCAACGGACTGTTGGTCTGGAAACTGGCAATTCCACCTATCGTGGTGACACTGGGCACCATGACAATCTTTCGAGGCATCATCTTTTTGATTTCCGAGGGTAAATGGATCAATGCCCACGAGATGAGTGCGGCCTTTACTGGGTTCTCGCGCGCGGCTTTTCTGGGTTTGCCGGTTTTGTCCTGGATCGCAATTGTGACTGTGATTGTGTTTGGCATGATGATGTCACGCACCGCTTTGGGGCGGTCGATATTTGCTGTCGGCGGCAACCCGCATGCGGCGGTCTATACAGGTATCAATGTCGGAAAGACCCAGTTTCTGGCCTTTGTCTTGTCTGGTGCCCTTGCGGGTCTAACAGGTTATCTTTGGGTTGCTCGCTATGCTGTGGCCTACGTTGATATTGCAAGGGGGTTCGAACTTGAAGTGGTGGCGGCCTGTGTCATTGGCGGCATCTCAATCGCGGGAGGCATCGGGTCTGTTGGCGGAGCAGTGCTGGGGGCTCTCTTCCTGGGCGTGGTCAAGAACGCGCTTCCCGTGGTGAATATTTCACCCTTCTGGCAATTGGCGATTTCCGGCAGCGCGATCCTGATTGCTGTGGCCTTTAACGCCCGCGCTGGCCGCTCACAGGGCAGGGTTATCCTCAAATCAGCCGAGGGTTCAGTATGA
- a CDS encoding sulfatase — protein MEAGPDPLEKRPNILMIFPDQWRGDWVHAISGIPVRTPNIDDMVARGVSFGRTWTPCPICAPARACLALGRSYDASPVRHNKDNLPLDQKTFYRLLLDSGYRVANLGKSDLLKQAHSWGADGRHIVDDRDGMAEIGFSDGFDSAGKHDSINAAERGCIDPYTDMLKSQGLIDDYVRDFEGRSLTSHEPVPLSDWLEGQWVEPVQAYTNIEPVEIPKDAYSDNFIGQAALDILKKFDGEDPWFTIVNFPGPHEPMDITPEMADAWRDAELPYPVGCHHPDETLVRNIRRHYAAMIENIDRWIGAFVDQLKAQGQYDNTVIVFASDHGEMLGDRNLWQKEVPFEPAVQVPLVISGAGIVARGNLPDTPANLIDLPATYLRMAGVTVPKEYSGYDLGPFLCGDEQMPRQDTQTGLGSWRAVTDGRYKLIVGLDETVPQVEIQFGQFDHSLPEPGKLYDLQKDPHELTNLWDEEKGIRDRLLALMPKS, from the coding sequence ATGGAAGCCGGACCCGACCCGTTGGAAAAACGCCCTAATATTCTGATGATTTTTCCCGACCAATGGCGCGGTGACTGGGTTCATGCGATTTCCGGCATTCCTGTTCGCACCCCAAATATCGATGACATGGTGGCCCGCGGCGTCAGCTTTGGCCGCACATGGACCCCATGCCCGATTTGCGCCCCGGCCCGGGCCTGTCTGGCCTTGGGGCGCAGCTATGATGCCTCGCCAGTGCGTCACAACAAAGACAACCTGCCGCTAGACCAGAAAACCTTCTATCGGCTATTGCTCGACAGCGGATATCGGGTTGCCAACCTTGGCAAATCCGACCTGCTCAAACAGGCACACAGCTGGGGCGCAGACGGGCGGCACATTGTAGACGACCGCGATGGGATGGCCGAGATTGGATTCAGCGATGGGTTCGACAGCGCGGGCAAGCATGATTCCATCAACGCCGCCGAAAGAGGCTGTATTGATCCCTATACGGACATGCTCAAATCTCAGGGCCTGATCGATGACTATGTGCGTGACTTTGAGGGCAGGTCATTGACCTCGCATGAACCAGTGCCACTGTCGGACTGGCTTGAGGGGCAATGGGTCGAACCGGTACAGGCCTATACAAACATCGAACCTGTCGAGATACCAAAAGACGCATATAGCGATAACTTCATCGGGCAAGCCGCCCTCGATATCCTCAAGAAATTTGACGGTGAGGACCCCTGGTTCACAATCGTGAACTTCCCCGGCCCGCACGAGCCGATGGACATCACTCCTGAAATGGCAGACGCGTGGAGAGACGCAGAGCTGCCCTATCCCGTCGGATGCCACCACCCGGACGAAACGCTCGTTCGCAACATCCGGCGCCACTACGCCGCGATGATCGAAAATATTGATCGCTGGATTGGCGCCTTTGTCGATCAGCTAAAGGCCCAAGGCCAGTATGACAACACGGTGATAGTATTTGCCAGCGACCACGGTGAAATGCTGGGCGACAGAAATCTGTGGCAAAAAGAAGTCCCCTTTGAACCCGCTGTACAGGTGCCGCTGGTAATCTCAGGCGCCGGCATCGTGGCGCGCGGAAACCTGCCCGATACCCCCGCCAACCTTATTGACCTGCCCGCGACCTATCTGCGAATGGCCGGAGTTACAGTGCCAAAGGAATACAGCGGATATGATCTGGGCCCGTTCCTTTGCGGAGATGAACAGATGCCGCGTCAGGACACGCAAACTGGGCTGGGATCCTGGCGGGCTGTCACCGACGGGCGCTACAAACTGATTGTTGGTCTTGATGAAACTGTTCCTCAGGTAGAGATTCAATTTGGGCAATTCGATCACAGCCTGCCTGAGCCCGGAAAACTCTATGATCTACAAAAAGACCCCCACGAATTGACCAACCTGTGGGACGAGGAAAAGGGCATTCGGGACAGGCTGTTGGCCTTGATGCCAAAAAGCTGA
- a CDS encoding IS110 family transposase, whose translation MEYFAGLDISLRSCALCIVVTNGKVILERELACEVDDISECLSQFQYPIERVGFEAGTMSQHLFFGLTNKRFDVVCIEARQVNAALSAMRNKTDKNDAGASLSFCAPDGSARFT comes from the coding sequence ATGGAATACTTTGCTGGATTGGATATTTCGCTGCGCTCTTGTGCGCTATGCATTGTCGTCACGAACGGAAAGGTGATCCTTGAACGTGAGCTGGCTTGCGAAGTCGATGACATCTCCGAGTGCCTTTCTCAATTTCAATATCCGATAGAACGGGTTGGCTTTGAAGCTGGAACGATGAGCCAGCATCTCTTCTTTGGGCTGACCAACAAAAGGTTTGATGTCGTTTGCATTGAAGCCCGACAAGTGAATGCCGCGCTGTCTGCGATGAGGAATAAGACCGACAAGAATGATGCAGGGGCATCGCTCAGCTTCTGCGCACCGGATGGTTCAGCCCGGTTCACATGA